Proteins found in one Brachypodium distachyon strain Bd21 chromosome 5, Brachypodium_distachyon_v3.0, whole genome shotgun sequence genomic segment:
- the LOC100844641 gene encoding uncharacterized protein LOC100844641 isoform X3 yields MLQKMGKFGQVLSTQIFSLLPIMVLGIQIMGMLLEMLLAQLWYISRRCGYFPSSHHIAERGGCDGGPLPLRPQEVLGHQQYHHGQGPRRCPDQHCTSELSVSGHQLFRAQRYKFCWKHFKSGSLVQGKAPRRIACWNFTSLKDTSQFMCSGLRLC; encoded by the exons ATGCTGCAAAAGATGGGCAAGTTTGGACAAGTTTTGAGTACCCAAATTTTCTCTCTTCTACCCATAATGGTTTTGGGTATCCAAATTATGGGtatgctgttggagatgctcttagcaCAGCTGTGGTACATCAG TCGCAGGTGTGGTTATTTTCCCTCCAGCCACCACATTGCAGAACGAGGAGGGTGCGATGGTGGACCTCTACCTCTACGTCCCCAGGAAGTG CTCGGCCACCAACAGTATCATCACGGCCAAGGACCGCGCAGATGTCCAGATCAACATTGCACTTCTGAATTGTCAGTTTCAG GACATCAGTTATTTAGAGCGCAAAGATACAAATTCTGCTGGAAGCACTTCAAGAGTGGCTCATTAGTGCAGGGAAAGGCACCAAGAAG GATAGCATGCTGGAACTTCACAAGTTTAAAAGACACTTCTCAGTTCATGTGTTCAGGCCTTCGTTTGTGCTAG
- the LOC100844641 gene encoding uncharacterized protein LOC100844641 isoform X5 — protein sequence MLQKMGKFGQVLSTQIFSLLPIMVLGIQIMGMLLEMLLAQLWYISRRCGYFPSSHHIAERGGCDGGPLPLRPQEVLGHQQYHHGQGPRRCPDQHCTSELSVSGFLEGLKIGWMHVHLYQKKNVHMLHDQMDMLGPLHDLFV from the exons ATGCTGCAAAAGATGGGCAAGTTTGGACAAGTTTTGAGTACCCAAATTTTCTCTCTTCTACCCATAATGGTTTTGGGTATCCAAATTATGGGtatgctgttggagatgctcttagcaCAGCTGTGGTACATCAG TCGCAGGTGTGGTTATTTTCCCTCCAGCCACCACATTGCAGAACGAGGAGGGTGCGATGGTGGACCTCTACCTCTACGTCCCCAGGAAGTG CTCGGCCACCAACAGTATCATCACGGCCAAGGACCGCGCAGATGTCCAGATCAACATTGCACTTCTGAATTGTCAGTTTCAG GGTTCTTGGAGGGACTGAAAATTGGCTGGATGCATGTTCATCtttaccaaaagaaaaatgttcaCATGTTACATGATCAG ATGGATATGCTAGGACCATTACATGATCTGTTTGTATGA
- the LOC100844641 gene encoding uncharacterized protein LOC100844641 isoform X2, giving the protein MLQKMGKFGQVLSTQIFSLLPIMVLGIQIMGMLLEMLLAQLWYISRRCGYFPSSHHIAERGGCDGGPLPLRPQEVLGHQQYHHGQGPRRCPDQHCTSELSVSGFLEGLKIGWMHVHLYQKKNVHMLHDQDSMLELHKFKRHFSVHVFRPSFVLVRS; this is encoded by the exons ATGCTGCAAAAGATGGGCAAGTTTGGACAAGTTTTGAGTACCCAAATTTTCTCTCTTCTACCCATAATGGTTTTGGGTATCCAAATTATGGGtatgctgttggagatgctcttagcaCAGCTGTGGTACATCAG TCGCAGGTGTGGTTATTTTCCCTCCAGCCACCACATTGCAGAACGAGGAGGGTGCGATGGTGGACCTCTACCTCTACGTCCCCAGGAAGTG CTCGGCCACCAACAGTATCATCACGGCCAAGGACCGCGCAGATGTCCAGATCAACATTGCACTTCTGAATTGTCAGTTTCAG GGTTCTTGGAGGGACTGAAAATTGGCTGGATGCATGTTCATCtttaccaaaagaaaaatgttcaCATGTTACATGATCAG GATAGCATGCTGGAACTTCACAAGTTTAAAAGACACTTCTCAGTTCATGTGTTCAGGCCTTCGTTTGTGCTAGtacggagctga
- the LOC100844641 gene encoding uncharacterized protein LOC100844641 isoform X7 — MLQKMGKFGQVLSTQIFSLLPIMVLGIQIMGMLLEMLLAQLWYISRRCGYFPSSHHIAERGGCDGGPLPLRPQEVLGHQQYHHGQGPRRCPDQHCTSELSVSGFLEGLKIGWMHVHLYQKKNVHMLHDQVLGFTIWIC, encoded by the exons ATGCTGCAAAAGATGGGCAAGTTTGGACAAGTTTTGAGTACCCAAATTTTCTCTCTTCTACCCATAATGGTTTTGGGTATCCAAATTATGGGtatgctgttggagatgctcttagcaCAGCTGTGGTACATCAG TCGCAGGTGTGGTTATTTTCCCTCCAGCCACCACATTGCAGAACGAGGAGGGTGCGATGGTGGACCTCTACCTCTACGTCCCCAGGAAGTG CTCGGCCACCAACAGTATCATCACGGCCAAGGACCGCGCAGATGTCCAGATCAACATTGCACTTCTGAATTGTCAGTTTCAG GGTTCTTGGAGGGACTGAAAATTGGCTGGATGCATGTTCATCtttaccaaaagaaaaatgttcaCATGTTACATGATCAGGTTCTTGGTTTTACAAT ATGGATATGCTAG
- the LOC100844641 gene encoding uncharacterized protein LOC100844641 isoform X4, with protein MLQKMGKFGQVLSTQIFSLLPIMVLGIQIMGMLLEMLLAQLWYISRRCGYFPSSHHIAERGGCDGGPLPLRPQEVLGHQQYHHGQGPRRCPDQHCTSELSVSGFLEGLKIGWMHVHLYQKKNVHMLHDQDISYLERKDTNSAGSTSRVAH; from the exons ATGCTGCAAAAGATGGGCAAGTTTGGACAAGTTTTGAGTACCCAAATTTTCTCTCTTCTACCCATAATGGTTTTGGGTATCCAAATTATGGGtatgctgttggagatgctcttagcaCAGCTGTGGTACATCAG TCGCAGGTGTGGTTATTTTCCCTCCAGCCACCACATTGCAGAACGAGGAGGGTGCGATGGTGGACCTCTACCTCTACGTCCCCAGGAAGTG CTCGGCCACCAACAGTATCATCACGGCCAAGGACCGCGCAGATGTCCAGATCAACATTGCACTTCTGAATTGTCAGTTTCAG GGTTCTTGGAGGGACTGAAAATTGGCTGGATGCATGTTCATCtttaccaaaagaaaaatgttcaCATGTTACATGATCAG GACATCAGTTATTTAGAGCGCAAAGATACAAATTCTGCTGGAAGCACTTCAAGAGTGGCTCATTAG
- the LOC100844641 gene encoding uncharacterized protein LOC100844641 isoform X8 — MLQKMGKFGQVLSTQIFSLLPIMVLGIQIMGMLLEMLLAQLWYISRRCGYFPSSHHIAERGGCDGGPLPLRPQEVLGHQQYHHGQGPRRCPDQHCTSELSVSG, encoded by the exons ATGCTGCAAAAGATGGGCAAGTTTGGACAAGTTTTGAGTACCCAAATTTTCTCTCTTCTACCCATAATGGTTTTGGGTATCCAAATTATGGGtatgctgttggagatgctcttagcaCAGCTGTGGTACATCAG TCGCAGGTGTGGTTATTTTCCCTCCAGCCACCACATTGCAGAACGAGGAGGGTGCGATGGTGGACCTCTACCTCTACGTCCCCAGGAAGTG CTCGGCCACCAACAGTATCATCACGGCCAAGGACCGCGCAGATGTCCAGATCAACATTGCACTTCTGAATTGTCAGTTTCAG GATAG
- the LOC100844641 gene encoding uncharacterized protein LOC100844641 isoform X1 — MLQKMGKFGQVLSTQIFSLLPIMVLGIQIMGMLLEMLLAQLWYISRRCGYFPSSHHIAERGGCDGGPLPLRPQEVLGHQQYHHGQGPRRCPDQHCTSELSVSGFLEGLKIGWMHVHLYQKKNVHMLHDQVLGFTMIACWNFTSLKDTSQFMCSGLRLC, encoded by the exons ATGCTGCAAAAGATGGGCAAGTTTGGACAAGTTTTGAGTACCCAAATTTTCTCTCTTCTACCCATAATGGTTTTGGGTATCCAAATTATGGGtatgctgttggagatgctcttagcaCAGCTGTGGTACATCAG TCGCAGGTGTGGTTATTTTCCCTCCAGCCACCACATTGCAGAACGAGGAGGGTGCGATGGTGGACCTCTACCTCTACGTCCCCAGGAAGTG CTCGGCCACCAACAGTATCATCACGGCCAAGGACCGCGCAGATGTCCAGATCAACATTGCACTTCTGAATTGTCAGTTTCAG GGTTCTTGGAGGGACTGAAAATTGGCTGGATGCATGTTCATCtttaccaaaagaaaaatgttcaCATGTTACATGATCAGGTTCTTGGTTTTACAAT GATAGCATGCTGGAACTTCACAAGTTTAAAAGACACTTCTCAGTTCATGTGTTCAGGCCTTCGTTTGTGCTAG
- the LOC100844641 gene encoding uncharacterized protein LOC100844641 isoform X6, whose translation MLQKMGKFGQVLSTQIFSLLPIMVLGIQIMGMLLEMLLAQLWYISRRCGYFPSSHHIAERGGCDGGPLPLRPQEVLGHQQYHHGQGPRRCPDQHCTSELSVSGFLEGLKIGWMHVHLYQKKNVHMLHDQVLGFTMTSVI comes from the exons ATGCTGCAAAAGATGGGCAAGTTTGGACAAGTTTTGAGTACCCAAATTTTCTCTCTTCTACCCATAATGGTTTTGGGTATCCAAATTATGGGtatgctgttggagatgctcttagcaCAGCTGTGGTACATCAG TCGCAGGTGTGGTTATTTTCCCTCCAGCCACCACATTGCAGAACGAGGAGGGTGCGATGGTGGACCTCTACCTCTACGTCCCCAGGAAGTG CTCGGCCACCAACAGTATCATCACGGCCAAGGACCGCGCAGATGTCCAGATCAACATTGCACTTCTGAATTGTCAGTTTCAG GGTTCTTGGAGGGACTGAAAATTGGCTGGATGCATGTTCATCtttaccaaaagaaaaatgttcaCATGTTACATGATCAGGTTCTTGGTTTTACAAT GACATCAGTTATTTAG